Proteins co-encoded in one Deltaproteobacteria bacterium genomic window:
- a CDS encoding tetratricopeptide repeat protein, whose amino-acid sequence MKRGAAELLLLPGAVALVYANAFRGGFQFDDYNVIVGNPAVHSWGAFLADLPHGIRPLLKLTYTLNWTSGGGIFGFHLLNAALHAANAVLLFRVARLLSAPAVSGFAALFAALLFAVHPVQTEAVTYISGRSVSLMSFFYLGSVLAWLRGRERGSVFLLRGASPLLFLLAMLSKEVALTLPFALLLLETARGTAWRDALRAQSVHWGLLLLLAGLLLAHPGYGRLLESCFDIRGVPANLMTQIHGIAYLLSRLVSPHALNIDPDLPVFERVTPFVAGEAVFLGVLFSAGIAGLGRRSAAGFGILWFFLHLVPTNSFVPRLDVANERQLYLASWGLFLALGAGADRIRERAGLLPVAAVAASLAIALGILTISRNGVYRSEIALWEDTAGKSPGKARAHNNLGYAYELAGRFGDAEASYLRAMSIDPGYVRARENLARLALRRNRRSGIFSGAGIAREGLHWAPNGR is encoded by the coding sequence CACTCCTGGGGCGCCTTCCTCGCCGACCTTCCGCACGGGATCCGTCCCCTCCTGAAGCTCACCTACACGCTGAACTGGACATCCGGAGGGGGCATTTTCGGTTTCCACCTCCTGAACGCGGCGCTCCACGCGGCGAACGCCGTCCTGCTGTTCCGCGTCGCGCGCCTCCTGTCCGCGCCGGCCGTTTCGGGCTTCGCCGCCCTGTTCGCCGCGCTGCTGTTCGCCGTCCACCCGGTCCAGACGGAGGCGGTGACCTATATCAGCGGGCGGTCCGTTTCCCTCATGTCGTTCTTCTACCTCGGGAGCGTCCTCGCCTGGCTCCGCGGGCGGGAGCGGGGTAGCGTTTTTCTCCTCCGCGGGGCATCCCCCCTCCTGTTCCTCCTGGCGATGCTGTCCAAGGAAGTGGCGCTCACCCTCCCGTTCGCGCTGCTTCTTCTCGAAACCGCCCGCGGAACCGCCTGGAGGGATGCGCTCCGCGCCCAATCGGTCCATTGGGGGCTGCTCCTGCTTCTTGCCGGCCTCCTCCTCGCCCATCCCGGGTACGGGCGGCTTCTCGAGTCGTGCTTCGACATCCGGGGCGTCCCTGCCAATCTGATGACCCAGATCCACGGGATCGCGTACCTGTTGTCGCGCCTCGTTTCGCCGCACGCGCTGAACATCGATCCCGATCTTCCGGTTTTCGAGCGGGTGACGCCGTTCGTGGCGGGGGAGGCGGTCTTCCTGGGGGTCCTCTTTTCGGCGGGGATCGCAGGCCTCGGGAGACGCTCCGCGGCGGGCTTCGGCATCCTCTGGTTCTTCCTCCACCTCGTACCCACGAACTCCTTCGTCCCGCGGCTCGATGTGGCGAACGAACGGCAGCTCTACCTTGCCTCGTGGGGGCTCTTTCTCGCGCTGGGGGCGGGCGCCGACCGTATCCGGGAGAGAGCCGGACTCCTCCCGGTCGCCGCGGTCGCCGCGTCGCTGGCGATCGCGCTCGGAATTCTCACGATATCGAGGAACGGGGTGTACCGCAGCGAGATCGCCTTGTGGGAGGACACCGCGGGGAAGTCGCCGGGGAAGGCCCGTGCGCACAACAATCTGGGGTACGCGTACGAGCTCGCGGGGCGATTCGGGGATGCGGAGGCGTCGTACCTCCGCGCGATGTCGATCGACCCCGGATATGTACGCGCCCGGGAGAACCTCGCGCGTCTCGCGCTCCGGAGGAACCGGCGATCTGGTATATTTTCGGGGGCGGGTATCGCCAGGGAGGGTCTCCATTGGGCTCCGAACGGCAGGTGA